The following DNA comes from Verrucomicrobiia bacterium.
CGAAGCTGCTGATCATGACGAGCCATCCGGAGCCGTTCGCGGCCAGATCATGCACGGCCGCCTGGGTGCGTGGTGGGAGGCCGACGATGCGTGGCGCGGCCCGATCCCGAACATCGACGATGGTGTAACCCGTGAAGTAACCGACATAGGCGAATCCTCCGCCCACGAAGAGCTTCCTGCCGAACTCCAGGGGCGCGACATGGCCCGCCACACGAACCGCTCCCAATAACCCGTCGCTCGGTGTGTCCGCCCGGTAGAGGCGAAGCGATCGGCCGGTCAGGACCACGAGCGTGTCGCGCTCGATCGCGATGGCTTCCACCGTCTCGTTGCCGGTTCGCGCCTGCTCCAGGATCATGCCGGAGACGGCATCGATCACGTGCACGATTCCCCCGGCCCCGGCATAAATCCGGCTGCCAGCGACCGCGACCACGCGCACGTTGCCGAGGCTCAACCGAAGGGGTTCAGCAGGCAGCCTCGAATCGCCCCCATGCCTCCCCCCACCACGCACCGTCCACGGCCCCGTTGAGTGTTGTTCAGTCCGTTCGGTCCACCCGGGCATCCGCAACCGGAACCGCCACTGTGGCAGTCGTCGGGGGCCGGCGGACCTTCGGGACCGACGCCCTGGGAACCTGGCTGGACGCCATGCCAGCCGGGCTGCCGGATCCCAACCCCGGGTTCCGGCTCCAGGTATTCGCCATCCGTCGTGACGATCATGGGGCCCTGGATCTCCCATCGCCCGAGATCGTGATCGAAGCTCCAAAGCGCGCTGCGGGCACCCGGCGGCAACCGATCGCCGGTGGCCGGATCGGGCAGGTTCGGAAAGCGGACAGGAATAGGAACATCGAAGTTGCTCGGCCCGTCGGTCTGCACGGTGATCACAATGGGAAACGCGAGCCCGGGCGGAAGGGGTTCGGGCAGGCGGTCGGGGGGAACCGCGGCGATGCCGACGCGTCCCCCGCGCGTGCCGTCGTTGGCGAAGAGGGTATTGGCAGGAATCGTGATCGAAACCCCGGCCAGGGCGGGGTTGTTTTGCACAACGTGCTCCGGGAAGGTCACCACGGTGTCTTCCGTGGCACTGACCGCACGCAGCGCGTCGGAGGGGATCCACGGCAGGTAGATCTCCCCGGTGCCGCCGGCCAGGTTGTCGGTGTGACCCGCCAACGTCTCCCACGCCTTGCCCACCACCGGGTAATAGCCACCGTTTGGCCACTCACTGCCCACCGCGGTGCGCCCATCCACATGGACAAAGAACCGTCCGGCCGGAGCCGGATCGAGGGTGAATTTCCCCGTCGCGTCGGTGGTGGTCCGCAGCGATTCCTCCGCCCCGTCCACGGTGACGGTAACCCCTTGGAGCGGACGCACCGTGGCGGAGGCGCCGGGACCGACTCCAGGCACCGGTTCCGAGGCGAACACGCGACCGTGAATCGCGGTGCCCGGGATGGGGGTGGTGCTGAAGGTTCGAAATCGGAGGCGCGCCACCCCGCCCGGGACGCCGTCGCCATCGGCATCCACCTCCAAGCCCTGCTCGTCCAGCACGCCCGTGGCATCGAAGGTGACATGGACCTGCGCCGAGGCCGGGAGGTTCTCCAGGAAGAAGAGTGACGCCGTGCGCCGATCGGATGACAGTTCGACGCGCGACAACAGGCGACGCCCGAGCGCCTCGGCATGAAAGCGGTCGAGCGTCAGGATCGTGCCCGGTGACAGGGCCCCGGAGAACCGTAGAAGGCACTCCCGCGTCACCGACACTCCGTCTTCCCCATCCACCGGCGACGTTTCGACGAGGGTCGTCAATCCACCACCGACGAGGCGCAGACGGAAATACCGTCCGTGCCCCGAAGCGGGCAAGGCGACGACATGGCGGCCCCCGATCAGGCTCGGCGACCGGGAAGCCGGCTCCCATTGGGCACGGGATCCGAGTTCCGCCGACTCTTCCAGCACGACCCCGCCGGCATCGCCTGGCCAGGAAAGCCGGAGCGCGCTCGGAAGATCGAGTTCGACCGCGATACGGGGAATCTCGGCGGACACCGACGCGATCGAAACCAGCAGGAGCGCCGCCGCGGCAACCGTGGAGTGCGCGATCCCGTCAAACGCCGTCCGCCTGACCCGGTCCGCCGGGTGCGGGCTGTCCGACCGCGTGTGGCCAGCGAAGGCGTCCGTCGGGGTCCCGTGGGACCGGAGAAGGCGCACCCGCTCGGTTACTGCGGCAACCCGTTTCACCAACCCCTACTGAAAGAATCGCGGCAGCCGGTTACAAAAAAAGTGAAACGATCAAGCCAGCACACCCGACCTGACTGCGTGGCTGCGGCCAAGAACGAACAGCCGGGAATGGCTCGGACGTCCTGCTTGCACGGATGATGCGAACGGGCCGCACCATCGATCCGAATCCCGCCCGCGGCGGGGTTCACGGTTCGGATCCAGACCCACGCCGGGGATCAGGGGGGGGGGCGGGGCCGGAGGTGCAGGAGTTCGTCCAAACGGGCCTTCACGCGGACGATCTCGGCGACGCCGACGGTCCCATCCGTGCAACCCCAGCCCGCGCGGTTGCCGTCGCTGGAGAAAAGGAAGCTATCCCGAAGCAGGACGCTGTCGGAATCGATGGGCAGGTCCGGAGCTTTGCCCATGGTGGCGCGCAGCAGGACGAAACCCTGATTGTCCAGATGAGTGGCGTAGGCGTTTCCGCCGGGCCCCAGAGCGATGCAATCCCCGATGGCGGGGCCGGGGCTGCCATCCGAGAGGGCGACGAGGCGCGTACTGAGGGCAGGACGCCAACCGGGCACGGCGGCCCATTGGCCCAGGGGATCGACGCGGAGCACGTGCCAGACGTGTTCCCGTCCGAATTCGGTGCGCCATAGGGTCTTTGCGGTCTGGGTGTGGACGATGCGGAACCCATCGCTGGACCGGCCGGTCTCCTGGGTCAGCAGCACCAGGCGCTGGGTGGTGGGGTCCAGGGTCAGGGCTTTGGTCGAATAGGTGTCGTCGGTCTGTTGCAGGTCCGGAACGATCGGAAGGGTTCCGTCTGAATCGAGTCGGTACATCTCCCAGCGGCGAGGTTCGCCCTGCCGTTCGGGGAGTCGAACGCGCGCGAGAACAAGGATGCCGTCGGGGCGAAACGCGAGGCGACTGGAGTAGGCTCTGGCGGGAGGGAGAGTCCATTGGCGAGTTGCTCGGCCCGACTCGATGTCGAAGAGGGTGACGTCGGCGCTTCTGGCATAGGCCAGGCGGAGTCCGTCGGGATCGAGGGCAACGCCGCTGCCATCGGCGAAGTCGCCGGGTGGGACGTCGAAGAGGCGCAGCAAGCGTCCATCGGGGATGTCCCAGACCCCGATGCGCCATTCGTCCGAGAGGGCTGC
Coding sequences within:
- a CDS encoding Ig-like domain-containing protein, yielding MRLLRSHGTPTDAFAGHTRSDSPHPADRVRRTAFDGIAHSTVAAAALLLVSIASVSAEIPRIAVELDLPSALRLSWPGDAGGVVLEESAELGSRAQWEPASRSPSLIGGRHVVALPASGHGRYFRLRLVGGGLTTLVETSPVDGEDGVSVTRECLLRFSGALSPGTILTLDRFHAEALGRRLLSRVELSSDRRTASLFFLENLPASAQVHVTFDATGVLDEQGLEVDADGDGVPGGVARLRFRTFSTTPIPGTAIHGRVFASEPVPGVGPGASATVRPLQGVTVTVDGAEESLRTTTDATGKFTLDPAPAGRFFVHVDGRTAVGSEWPNGGYYPVVGKAWETLAGHTDNLAGGTGEIYLPWIPSDALRAVSATEDTVVTFPEHVVQNNPALAGVSITIPANTLFANDGTRGGRVGIAAVPPDRLPEPLPPGLAFPIVITVQTDGPSNFDVPIPVRFPNLPDPATGDRLPPGARSALWSFDHDLGRWEIQGPMIVTTDGEYLEPEPGVGIRQPGWHGVQPGSQGVGPEGPPAPDDCHSGGSGCGCPGGPNGLNNTQRGRGRCVVGGGMGAIRGCLLNPFG